The following proteins are co-located in the Microcystis wesenbergii NRERC-220 genome:
- a CDS encoding S66 peptidase family protein: MKRRQFLTNSALTAVSFSLVPRKVVSTNFPLIKPPHLQPGDGVGIISPAGATFKEDDLNIVIEAVKALKLVPKVGQHALDRYGYLAGKDRERASDINQFFADDNIALILPIRGGWGSARLLPYLDYDLIGRHPKIICGFSDITSLLLAIYAKTGLVTFHAPNGFSSWRTAQTESFRQVLFSGEKLTFRNIPDPDDANRLMRVKNRIQTITKGQAKGKLIGGNLTTLASIAGSPYLPDFTSAILFLEDIGEDIYEIDRLLNQLKLAGILDNLAGFIFGQCSNCSANSDYGSLTLEEVIREYIQPLKIPACLGLTIGHLEIIETIPIGIAVEFDANQGTITMLESAVSKP, translated from the coding sequence ATGAAGCGCCGTCAATTTCTCACTAATTCCGCCCTAACTGCTGTTAGTTTTTCCCTAGTTCCTAGAAAAGTCGTTAGCACTAATTTTCCTCTGATTAAACCGCCACATCTACAACCGGGGGACGGAGTGGGTATTATTAGTCCGGCGGGGGCAACTTTTAAAGAAGATGATTTGAATATAGTTATCGAAGCAGTTAAAGCTTTAAAATTAGTCCCAAAAGTTGGTCAACACGCTTTAGATCGTTATGGTTATTTAGCAGGTAAAGATAGGGAGCGAGCGTCGGATATAAATCAATTTTTTGCCGATGATAATATTGCCCTAATTTTACCAATTCGCGGCGGTTGGGGAAGCGCTCGTTTATTACCTTATCTCGACTACGATTTAATTGGCCGTCATCCGAAAATTATCTGTGGTTTTAGTGATATAACTTCTTTATTATTAGCTATTTATGCCAAAACTGGTTTAGTTACTTTCCATGCTCCCAATGGCTTTTCTAGTTGGCGCACCGCTCAAACTGAAAGCTTTCGACAGGTTTTATTTTCCGGGGAAAAGTTGACTTTTAGAAATATTCCCGATCCCGATGATGCCAATCGTTTAATGCGGGTAAAAAATCGGATTCAAACTATTACTAAAGGTCAAGCAAAAGGTAAATTAATCGGTGGTAATTTAACCACTTTAGCCTCGATCGCAGGTTCTCCCTATCTACCAGATTTTACCAGTGCTATCCTATTTTTAGAAGATATTGGTGAAGATATTTATGAAATAGATCGCCTGTTAAATCAATTAAAATTAGCGGGAATTCTCGATAATTTAGCTGGTTTTATCTTCGGTCAATGCAGCAATTGTAGCGCCAATAGTGACTATGGTTCCTTGACTTTAGAAGAAGTGATCCGAGAATATATTCAACCCTTAAAAATTCCCGCTTGTCTAGGATTAACTATCGGACATTTAGAAATTATTGAAACTATTCCCATCGGTATTGCAGTAGAATTTGATGCGAATCAGGGAACAATTACTATGTTAGAATCGGCGGTTAGTAAACCGTAA
- the pirA gene encoding arginine synthesis PII-interacting regulator PirA, translated as MNKNRQQVLTQATVAHRETLRRNLQHRLEVARAQGNEALVRQLEAEAAYLHLR; from the coding sequence ATGAACAAAAATCGTCAGCAAGTCCTAACACAGGCCACCGTCGCTCATAGAGAAACACTCCGCAGAAATTTACAACACCGACTGGAAGTAGCTAGAGCGCAGGGAAATGAAGCTTTAGTACGTCAATTGGAAGCAGAGGCGGCCTATTTACACCTTCGTTAG
- a CDS encoding Uma2 family endonuclease, producing the protein MIAQPQYPERMTPEEYLEWDATQECRHEYIDGEIIAMTGGSLPHNDITLNFYTALRLHLRPRGCRVNVSDVKVQANNSRYFYPDLVISCDSRDRESRNFIQHPQVIIEVLSPSTGNYDRTKKLQYYRQIASLQEYVLVDPESISVEVYRRGEDKIWFYCAYSQGEEIILSSLDFHCAIELIYEGISFD; encoded by the coding sequence ATGATCGCTCAACCTCAATACCCAGAAAGAATGACCCCGGAAGAGTATCTAGAATGGGACGCTACCCAGGAATGTCGCCATGAATATATTGATGGGGAAATTATCGCCATGACCGGGGGTAGTCTGCCCCATAATGATATTACCTTGAATTTTTATACGGCTTTAAGACTTCATCTCCGTCCGCGAGGCTGTCGAGTCAATGTATCTGATGTGAAAGTCCAAGCTAATAATAGTCGTTATTTTTATCCCGATTTGGTGATTAGTTGCGATTCTAGGGATAGAGAATCTCGTAATTTTATTCAACATCCACAAGTGATTATTGAAGTGCTTTCCCCCAGCACAGGAAACTATGATCGCACTAAAAAGTTACAATATTATCGTCAGATTGCCAGTTTACAAGAATACGTTTTAGTCGATCCCGAATCGATCAGTGTTGAGGTTTATCGTCGCGGTGAAGATAAAATTTGGTTTTACTGCGCTTATAGTCAAGGGGAAGAAATTATTCTATCTAGTCTCGATTTTCACTGTGCGATCGAGTTAATCTATGAAGGGATAAGTTTCGATTAA
- a CDS encoding PilN domain-containing protein, with translation MYSLDVNFLKDRHLKQTGEKTTADKMPTAINLSKQKPLLIGVGVGAGLLALTGLLGLIVGWQTSATQATIQTLDGKLGQLQGQSKKIEDLKGQLTAVEAENQALVTVFNQIRPWSAILQEIRLQTPPSVQLTSLQQVDVPANPGQGQPNPATQLKISGFASSYEAVNDYLLTLQASPFLQGKKTVIESAALADLPVQVANEYKNISVSFPQAVQFVITAQLSDTPATEQLKQLKRNGAEGVVTRINTLKDQGAIQP, from the coding sequence ATGTATAGTCTTGACGTTAATTTTCTCAAGGATCGCCATCTTAAGCAAACGGGCGAAAAAACCACCGCGGACAAGATGCCCACCGCTATTAACCTGAGTAAACAAAAACCCCTGTTGATCGGTGTGGGAGTGGGGGCCGGATTATTGGCCCTGACGGGATTACTCGGTTTAATCGTCGGTTGGCAAACCAGCGCAACTCAGGCCACAATTCAGACACTGGACGGGAAATTAGGTCAACTGCAAGGCCAAAGTAAAAAAATAGAGGATTTAAAAGGGCAATTAACGGCGGTAGAAGCAGAAAATCAAGCTCTGGTAACTGTATTCAATCAGATTAGGCCTTGGTCAGCCATTCTCCAAGAAATTCGTCTACAAACTCCCCCTAGTGTCCAGCTAACCAGTCTGCAACAGGTGGATGTTCCCGCAAACCCGGGGCAAGGGCAACCGAATCCGGCTACTCAGTTAAAAATTAGTGGTTTTGCCAGTAGTTACGAAGCAGTCAATGATTATCTCTTAACCCTACAAGCTTCTCCTTTTTTACAGGGTAAGAAAACGGTGATCGAAAGTGCTGCCCTGGCCGATTTGCCCGTACAGGTGGCCAATGAGTACAAAAATATTAGTGTTAGTTTCCCCCAAGCGGTTCAATTTGTGATCACCGCCCAATTAAGTGATACCCCCGCTACTGAACAACTGAAACAGCTGAAACGTAATGGAGCGGAAGGAGTTGTCACTAGGATTAATACCCTCAAAGACCAAGGAGCCATTCAACCATGA
- a CDS encoding GNAT family N-acetyltransferase: MANLPEDYRLRLGKPSDRYLLINFLTRTYEEFFPEQKNLSHLADTVRQFFCLDTPLWIVEAQQTAIACLWMGSAVDQVTGDRYGHIFLIYVDPQHRRQGIASALIDRAKDWAKSRGQTRIGLQVFINNDNALNLYQNLGFQTRSLLMLKNI, from the coding sequence ATGGCTAACCTTCCCGAAGATTATCGGCTGCGACTGGGAAAACCGAGCGATCGCTATCTACTAATTAATTTTCTCACCCGCACCTATGAAGAATTTTTTCCCGAACAAAAAAACCTCTCCCATCTAGCTGATACAGTCAGACAGTTTTTTTGCCTCGATACTCCCCTGTGGATCGTCGAAGCACAACAAACGGCGATCGCTTGTCTCTGGATGGGGAGCGCCGTCGATCAGGTGACAGGCGATCGCTATGGTCATATTTTCCTAATTTACGTCGATCCCCAGCATCGTCGCCAAGGTATCGCCAGCGCACTAATCGATCGAGCTAAGGATTGGGCAAAAAGTCGCGGACAAACCCGCATCGGTTTACAAGTCTTCATCAATAACGACAATGCTCTCAATCTCTACCAAAATCTCGGCTTTCAAACTCGCTCTTTGCTGATGTTGAAAAATATTTAA
- a CDS encoding SAM hydrolase/SAM-dependent halogenase family protein: protein MTEQALITLTSDFGLRDGYVGIIKGVIAGIAPHARTIDLNHQISPQDLYAGRFILLNAYQYFPQGTIHLAVIDPGVGSKRRGVGIRFAGGYLVGPDNGLFSGILSQSTAISAVNLNNSSYWRTPNPSTTFHGRDVFAPVAAYLSRGVPLEMLGEIIDPDSLQQLAIAVPQIEEDKIRGQIQYIDIFGNLISNIPDYLLEGKNWSVQLGPKIIPAKNTYSDVPSGEIVAFIGSHGGLEIAVNSGSAQKQLHLNIGDAIEVRIDRSQ from the coding sequence ATGACGGAACAGGCACTGATAACCCTTACTAGCGATTTTGGACTACGGGACGGTTATGTGGGCATTATCAAGGGAGTAATAGCGGGAATTGCCCCCCATGCTCGCACTATCGACCTGAATCATCAAATTTCGCCCCAAGACCTTTACGCTGGTCGTTTTATCCTCCTGAATGCCTATCAATATTTTCCCCAAGGCACTATTCATCTGGCAGTTATAGATCCGGGGGTAGGAAGCAAAAGACGCGGGGTAGGGATTCGTTTTGCCGGTGGTTATTTAGTTGGTCCAGATAATGGTTTATTTAGTGGCATTTTAAGCCAATCTACCGCTATATCCGCCGTTAATCTCAATAATTCTTCCTATTGGCGCACCCCTAACCCTAGCACTACTTTTCACGGTCGTGATGTTTTTGCTCCTGTGGCCGCTTATTTGTCCCGGGGAGTACCCCTAGAAATGTTAGGTGAGATTATTGATCCCGATAGCTTGCAACAATTAGCGATCGCTGTTCCGCAAATCGAGGAAGATAAAATCAGGGGTCAAATTCAATATATTGACATTTTCGGCAATTTAATCAGCAATATTCCCGATTATCTCCTAGAGGGAAAAAATTGGTCAGTGCAGTTGGGGCCAAAAATTATCCCCGCAAAAAACACCTACAGTGATGTTCCTTCCGGAGAAATAGTCGCTTTTATCGGTAGTCACGGGGGGTTAGAAATTGCCGTCAATAGTGGTAGCGCCCAAAAGCAATTACACCTAAATATTGGCGATGCGATCGAGGTTAGAATAGATAGGAGTCAGTGA
- a CDS encoding secretin N-terminal domain-containing protein, whose product MNQSRYALFIPQIASFLLMAPLSALAETPESFDGSELKSSTSKIEFSQEFSQENLQKRPKNFVPTPDAVQKEISDRILASEKLLAQSAPLVPNPEIIIQGAPQAPGAPTLPRAVAPPVGDIAISNIDASAEKVKFDRNVTVPRVLLREASAREVLMTLANIAGYNVVFTSAQGEANATSQTVSLEFTNESVESIFNAVLLVSGLQANRQGTTIFVGAQLPQGARNLISRTLRLNQVKAVAAAIFLATQGAEYQRLVTQTEDIVDPLTGRVTGRRDTPPTLEPLAPQNTEGSKAALLLTGLRIAADDRLNSINLIGEPRQVQIATSLLTQLDARRRQVVVNVKVIDVNLLNTDSFSSSFSFGFNDGFFVQDNGAAVLNFGNMNPPTSSTVGRPGAFAQPVVPIFDIISGTGTAEIQPFFDIQNGAPFGRVNRGPNDFSGGLTPYSRPSFGRTVNPFQPGLSDITIDPETGIIEYEYEPPTLFQYPQKFLMTLQASIQTGNAKILTDPSLVVQEGQQATVKLTEKVLESVNTQVDPLSGVRTTTPVLADAGLTLAVNIDQVDDNGFISLSVSPTVATPGSPIEFDSGGLTVNTLTPLIRRELTSGVIRLRDGQSLILSGIIQERQQTNETKVPILGDIPILGALFRSRSNSNTRSEVIILLTPKIIEDTATSTLGINYQPGQDAAEMLQRQGFPVQPRQ is encoded by the coding sequence GTGAATCAGTCTCGCTATGCCCTGTTTATCCCGCAAATTGCCTCGTTTTTATTGATGGCTCCCCTGAGCGCCTTGGCCGAAACCCCCGAATCCTTCGATGGTTCAGAGTTAAAATCGAGTACATCAAAAATTGAATTTTCGCAAGAGTTTAGTCAAGAAAATTTACAAAAAAGACCTAAGAATTTCGTTCCCACCCCCGATGCCGTACAAAAGGAAATCAGCGATCGCATTTTAGCCAGTGAAAAACTGCTCGCCCAAAGTGCGCCCCTTGTTCCCAACCCGGAAATTATCATTCAAGGCGCCCCCCAAGCTCCCGGCGCTCCCACCCTACCGCGAGCCGTCGCCCCACCGGTGGGAGACATTGCCATCTCTAACATCGATGCTAGTGCCGAAAAGGTCAAATTTGATCGCAATGTCACCGTACCTCGTGTTTTACTCCGGGAAGCTTCCGCTAGAGAAGTGTTAATGACCCTTGCTAACATTGCTGGTTATAACGTCGTTTTCACCAGCGCCCAGGGGGAAGCTAACGCCACTTCTCAGACAGTTTCCTTGGAATTTACTAACGAATCGGTGGAAAGCATTTTTAACGCCGTGTTGTTAGTTTCCGGATTACAGGCCAACCGTCAGGGTACAACTATCTTTGTTGGGGCGCAATTACCCCAAGGCGCTCGCAATCTGATTAGCCGCACCCTGCGTCTCAACCAAGTTAAAGCTGTCGCCGCCGCCATTTTCCTCGCCACCCAAGGGGCAGAATACCAGCGTTTAGTTACCCAAACCGAGGATATCGTCGATCCCCTCACCGGACGGGTGACTGGTCGCCGGGATACTCCTCCCACCCTAGAGCCACTGGCCCCTCAAAACACAGAAGGCTCAAAAGCGGCCTTACTTTTAACTGGTTTAAGAATCGCCGCCGATGATCGCCTTAATTCTATCAATTTAATCGGCGAACCCCGCCAAGTCCAGATCGCCACATCTTTATTAACCCAACTGGATGCCCGTCGCCGTCAGGTAGTGGTCAATGTGAAAGTTATTGATGTCAACCTGCTCAATACCGACAGTTTTAGCAGTAGTTTTTCCTTCGGTTTTAACGATGGTTTCTTCGTTCAAGATAACGGGGCAGCAGTGCTGAACTTTGGTAATATGAACCCACCCACTAGCTCAACTGTAGGCAGACCGGGGGCTTTTGCACAGCCTGTTGTGCCGATTTTCGATATCATATCGGGTACGGGAACAGCAGAAATTCAACCTTTTTTTGACATTCAGAATGGCGCTCCCTTTGGGCGTGTTAACCGGGGACCGAATGACTTTTCAGGGGGTCTGACACCCTACTCGCGCCCTAGTTTTGGTCGCACTGTTAACCCCTTCCAACCCGGATTGAGTGATATTACTATTGACCCAGAGACGGGAATAATAGAGTATGAATACGAACCCCCGACCCTCTTCCAGTATCCCCAAAAATTCCTGATGACCCTGCAAGCGTCAATTCAGACAGGAAATGCCAAGATTCTCACCGATCCCTCGCTGGTGGTGCAGGAAGGTCAACAGGCCACCGTTAAGCTGACCGAGAAAGTGCTAGAAAGTGTTAACACACAGGTGGATCCTCTCAGTGGCGTACGCACCACTACCCCTGTACTGGCCGATGCTGGATTAACTTTAGCGGTAAACATCGATCAGGTGGATGATAACGGCTTTATTTCCCTGTCCGTTAGTCCCACTGTTGCCACTCCGGGGTCTCCAATTGAATTTGATAGCGGTGGTCTCACAGTCAACACCCTTACCCCCCTGATTCGTCGGGAATTAACTTCTGGGGTGATTCGTCTCCGGGATGGACAGAGTTTAATTCTTTCCGGCATTATCCAAGAGCGCCAACAGACTAACGAGACAAAAGTGCCGATTTTAGGCGATATTCCCATTTTAGGGGCTTTATTCCGCAGTCGTAGCAATAGCAATACTCGCAGCGAGGTGATCATTCTCCTCACTCCCAAAATCATCGAAGATACGGCCACCTCTACCCTCGGCATCAACTATCAACCTGGCCAAGACGCGGCGGAAATGCTTCAGCGTCAAGGTTTCCCCGTACAACCGCGACAGTAA
- a CDS encoding pilus assembly protein — protein sequence MTFTEEYIANEDRELEELDQYPTAFGITFTPRNSGITAGVVGLLGSLYLLYIWVIPAYSDLQKLQIDKDSKQQQVDQQTSGLGATEFQKIESQLQQKEATKQQILALFAQEKNLSTILLDISKIFKSHNVKLISFQPQGLEPVLVSDSSLGSAVNNKLKRQTFNVKIEGNYTNSQKVIRDLERLQPLILLNSLNTQMEKEGSAVKVVSTGNNKATIERQGDQPVTTTFLLNVIIPLNAEELAKLAPPPPAEGQPPAEGQPAASPPQ from the coding sequence ATGACCTTTACTGAAGAATACATTGCCAATGAGGACAGGGAATTAGAGGAACTTGACCAGTATCCCACCGCTTTCGGGATAACTTTTACTCCCCGCAATAGTGGCATCACCGCCGGTGTGGTAGGTTTACTTGGCTCCCTCTATCTGCTTTATATTTGGGTGATACCCGCTTATAGTGACTTGCAGAAACTGCAAATCGATAAAGATAGCAAACAACAACAGGTAGATCAACAAACAAGCGGTCTCGGTGCCACGGAATTCCAAAAAATCGAGAGTCAGTTGCAACAAAAAGAGGCAACTAAACAGCAAATTCTGGCGCTTTTTGCTCAAGAAAAGAACTTAAGCACAATTCTCTTAGATATTAGCAAGATATTTAAGTCTCACAATGTTAAGCTGATTAGTTTCCAGCCCCAAGGACTAGAGCCGGTGCTGGTCTCCGATAGTTCCCTCGGTAGTGCGGTTAATAATAAGCTCAAGCGTCAAACTTTTAACGTCAAGATCGAAGGGAACTATACTAACAGCCAAAAGGTGATTCGGGATTTAGAAAGATTACAACCGCTGATTTTGCTGAATAGTCTCAATACCCAGATGGAAAAGGAAGGATCGGCGGTTAAAGTGGTTAGTACCGGTAACAATAAAGCCACTATCGAGCGCCAAGGCGATCAACCCGTTACTACCACCTTTCTTCTCAATGTGATTATTCCTCTCAATGCTGAAGAATTGGCGAAATTAGCACCGCCCCCCCCCGCTGAAGGTCAACCACCCGCCGAAGGTCAACCCGCCGCTAGTCCGCCCCAATAG
- the nadC gene encoding carboxylating nicotinate-nucleotide diphosphorylase, which yields MLPPLLVLDPLLENWLREDLGRGDRTTQAIFFGHAKIGQATWIAKEAGVIAGLPVAERVFQLLNPTIHFTPTVAEGEFCPKSKVIAEIEGSLDALLIGERVALNLAMRLSGIASATRKYVEKIADLSTRLVDTRKTTPGLRILEKYASGIGGAINHRLGLDDAIMIKDNHIQAAGSIEEAVRRVRQNMPYPLTIEVETSQLEEVNQALQQQVEIIMLDNMDLEMMQTAVEMIRNFNSKTKIEASGNITLDRIRNVAETGVDYISTSAPITRSTWLDISMRID from the coding sequence ATGTTACCGCCCCTATTAGTCCTTGATCCCTTGTTAGAAAACTGGTTACGAGAAGATCTCGGTAGAGGCGATCGCACCACCCAAGCAATTTTCTTCGGTCATGCTAAAATCGGTCAAGCTACTTGGATTGCCAAAGAAGCGGGAGTTATTGCCGGTTTACCCGTAGCTGAACGAGTTTTTCAACTGCTTAACCCCACTATTCACTTTACCCCCACCGTTGCCGAAGGGGAATTCTGCCCCAAGTCTAAAGTTATTGCCGAGATAGAAGGTTCCCTCGATGCGCTGTTAATTGGGGAAAGAGTCGCTTTAAATCTTGCTATGCGCTTGAGTGGGATTGCTAGTGCCACTCGCAAATATGTGGAGAAAATTGCCGATTTATCGACAAGATTGGTGGATACTCGCAAAACTACCCCCGGATTGCGAATTTTAGAAAAATATGCCTCCGGTATCGGTGGCGCTATTAACCATCGTTTGGGGTTAGATGATGCAATTATGATTAAAGATAATCATATTCAAGCAGCCGGCAGCATCGAGGAAGCAGTGCGTCGTGTACGGCAAAATATGCCCTATCCTCTCACAATTGAGGTAGAAACCAGCCAATTAGAAGAAGTGAATCAGGCCCTACAGCAGCAGGTAGAGATCATTATGTTAGATAATATGGATTTAGAGATGATGCAAACTGCTGTGGAGATGATCCGCAATTTTAATAGTAAAACCAAAATAGAAGCATCGGGAAATATTACCCTCGATCGCATTCGCAACGTTGCCGAAACAGGAGTAGATTATATTTCCACTAGCGCCCCGATTACCCGTTCTACTTGGTTAGATATTAGTATGAGAATTGATTAA
- a CDS encoding efflux RND transporter periplasmic adaptor subunit: MGSTPIILSALVILSLSASCSPQTETQPPPPAARTTTVNVTTAKPATSGRNLDYTGTTRPLKVVSLRSQATGQLLNLLVDVGDEVQLGQILARVDDRLLATVVRQEKAALSSLEAELARARIEVSNAEIEVERLQLQYQQAKNDAERLQKLALEGAIPLQQGETAQTTAAVALKAVNSGRSRIKVEEQVVAAIIGRIAAQKSVIAQEQQRQAYAILKSPATGIVIEKLKEPGDLVSIGDEVLKIGDFKQVKVVVLLSELDLKTINLGQTVNVSLDAFGERNFSGRITRIFPLSQGTARRIPVEIALPNGDGLIKGGLLARVRFNNNSAPQVIVPETAIVGQGESSAIFVLSESNSQVQKRPVRLGQALDGQVEILTGLEPGERFVVNSSKPLQNGEKVRISILSNP, encoded by the coding sequence ATGGGATCGACTCCGATTATCCTTTCCGCTCTGGTTATCTTATCCTTAAGTGCGAGTTGTTCTCCCCAGACAGAAACCCAACCACCGCCACCAGCAGCCCGTACTACTACCGTCAACGTCACCACGGCTAAACCGGCAACCAGCGGACGCAATCTCGATTACACGGGAACTACCCGACCTTTAAAAGTCGTTTCTCTGCGATCGCAAGCCACGGGTCAGTTACTCAATCTCCTCGTCGATGTGGGAGATGAGGTGCAATTAGGGCAAATCCTCGCTCGTGTTGATGATCGTCTCCTTGCCACCGTTGTCCGACAAGAAAAGGCTGCCCTATCGTCTCTAGAAGCAGAATTAGCCCGGGCGAGAATTGAAGTCAGTAACGCTGAAATTGAAGTGGAGCGCCTACAACTACAATACCAACAGGCCAAAAATGATGCCGAGCGCCTGCAAAAATTAGCCCTAGAAGGGGCGATTCCCCTGCAACAGGGCGAAACAGCCCAAACTACGGCGGCAGTGGCTTTAAAAGCCGTTAATAGCGGGCGATCAAGAATTAAAGTCGAGGAGCAGGTAGTGGCGGCAATTATCGGCAGAATTGCCGCCCAAAAATCGGTCATCGCTCAGGAACAACAACGTCAGGCCTACGCTATTCTTAAATCACCAGCGACGGGGATAGTGATCGAAAAACTGAAAGAGCCGGGGGATTTAGTCAGTATCGGCGATGAAGTCCTCAAAATTGGTGATTTTAAACAGGTCAAGGTGGTAGTATTATTATCGGAATTGGATTTAAAAACGATTAATTTAGGACAAACGGTTAATGTCAGTCTTGATGCTTTCGGTGAGAGAAATTTTTCCGGTCGCATCACCAGGATTTTTCCCCTCAGCCAAGGCACGGCCCGGCGGATTCCCGTGGAGATTGCTCTACCCAATGGGGATGGTTTAATCAAAGGGGGATTATTGGCCCGGGTGCGGTTTAATAATAATTCTGCCCCTCAGGTGATTGTTCCCGAAACAGCAATTGTCGGTCAGGGGGAATCCTCGGCCATTTTCGTCCTTTCCGAGTCTAACTCGCAAGTGCAAAAACGTCCCGTTCGTCTCGGTCAAGCGCTCGACGGTCAAGTAGAAATTCTCACTGGACTTGAACCGGGGGAGCGTTTCGTCGTCAATAGTAGTAAACCTTTGCAAAATGGTGAAAAAGTCCGCATCAGTATCCTGAGTAATCCTTGA
- a CDS encoding DUF4327 family protein, which yields MTKQAVAHPMVKFQRKVSKWIDAKVVKPSDSIWKLALLYGDEWVYWKQELLDFGFSMQDPLSEVVAVEAWDEE from the coding sequence ATGACCAAACAAGCTGTAGCTCACCCGATGGTGAAGTTTCAACGCAAGGTTAGCAAGTGGATAGATGCAAAAGTAGTCAAACCTAGCGATAGTATCTGGAAACTGGCTCTTTTATACGGAGATGAGTGGGTATACTGGAAGCAAGAGTTGCTCGATTTCGGTTTCTCCATGCAAGACCCTCTCAGCGAAGTGGTAGCGGTAGAAGCTTGGGACGAAGAATAA
- a CDS encoding CBS domain-containing protein translates to MTKTVADIMTPNPITVTANTSLSEAVKILAEKRFSGLPVVDDNMRLIGVISETDLMWQETGVEAPPYIMLLDSVIYLQNPSRHEKLLHKALGQTVGEVMTDKPISITADRPLKEAASLMYDRHVRRLPVIEEETHKVIGIITRGDIIRDMAKSEA, encoded by the coding sequence ATGACGAAAACAGTTGCCGATATCATGACTCCCAATCCCATCACCGTCACCGCTAACACTTCTCTATCCGAAGCAGTGAAAATTTTGGCCGAAAAGCGGTTTAGTGGTTTACCCGTGGTGGATGACAATATGCGACTGATTGGGGTTATCTCCGAAACTGACCTCATGTGGCAGGAAACGGGAGTAGAAGCTCCTCCTTACATTATGCTCCTCGATAGCGTCATCTATCTACAAAATCCTAGCCGTCACGAGAAATTACTCCATAAAGCTCTCGGTCAAACCGTGGGGGAAGTAATGACCGATAAACCTATTAGTATCACGGCTGACCGCCCTTTGAAAGAAGCGGCCTCGTTAATGTACGATCGTCATGTGCGTCGTTTACCGGTGATTGAGGAAGAAACCCACAAAGTAATTGGTATTATCACTCGCGGTGATATCATTCGCGATATGGCAAAATCCGAAGCATAA